The DNA region AATTTGCAAACAGTAAATTTAGCATTCAATAATTTGActctttcatcatcatcaaataaaacaccatttgaagatttaattaatattcgaAATCTGGATCtatcaaataacaaaatatccCAACTGATTCaagatttaaaagaattaaaaaagctattaaCATTAAATCTAGCATTTAatgaattcaaaattttaaatgtaagtaatgtaaataattaaatttactcaaacaatttatttaattaatttaaattaattacagatgcatgaatttattttcactagTGAACTCATTTACATAGACAtgagtgataataaaataaaaaacatatcatTTGATCATATTGACGAAATTTATTGGCCagatataattaaaagaattattcaaattaaattatctggCAATCcattaaattgtaattgtaatattaatacattattactatatttgaaagaaaaattaaagcaaaaggataaaaattcaataattctaaatgttaataatttaatttgtgatGAGCCAAAAGAATTGCAAGGATCTTTTGTTGAGGGTTTAGATTCAAGTTATATAAATTGtccaattgttgataataatattgttaatactCCTGTTAACAATGCTGCTAATAGTTCTGTTAATAATCCTTCTAATAAACCTAATTATAATGCTGATAAATCTGTTAATAACACTTCCAATAATATtgctaataataatgatgataaaaattcagaTACATCATCAAACAAGTGGTTAATTGGtagttgtatatttttatcagtaatAAGTATTTTATGTTGTGttgtaattgttatttatcatttttatcatcatgaaattaaaatatggctttatgataaaaaattgtgtttatgGTGGGTTACAGAATATGAAGTTGAAAAGAGTAAAAATTATGATGCATTTATAAGTTATTCAGATAAGGATAGAgattttgttattaacaatttaataaataaattagaaaatggAGGTCAATATAAGTTGTGTGTACATTATCGTGATTGGCCAGCTGGTGAATGGATACCTGATCAAGTTATACGTTCagttattaattcaaaaagaaCTGTTGttatattatctaaaaattttttaagtagtGAATGGGCTAAATTAGAATTTCGTACAGCTTATTGTCAtgctatgaaaaataataaaaaaaaagttattattgttatttatggTGATGTACCATCTGCTGATTtacttgatgatgaattaCGTGAGTATTTGTATATGAATACATATGTTAAATGGGGTGATCCATGGTTTtggcaaaaattaaaatatgctcTTCCACATTGTAGAtagaattgatttttttcatttttataaaaagaaaaacaaattatttttaagcaTTTATCttgtgaaatttatatttttttttatctacttttaattgaagatttaaaaataaatataagttcaggtttaatatattattttgatggtgtttttgaaaatattttcttttgttaattattacttgttaaatttaaaaattatttattgtaaaattgtaaaggaaaatatattaattggaTCAGCAAATAGTtgtaagtttttatttgttttattgattggttagatgaaattaaaaaatagataatgttattaatttatcttaataaaaaatagtaaaattgttcttttaaaactgaataaattataaaaaaattattttttattttaatacatttaatgGATTcgtcatgaaaaattataaaaatttatactgttgcattattaaaagaaaacaagacatttttatacttaatcttgatacaaaaaatagacaaacatgatttcaaagaaaaaaagaaaaatgataaatagttATGTTGCTTTGTAATAATCATCAGTACAAGTTGTATAAATATGCCCTTCAGAAGTCAATGATTCAAGTATTTCATCAACTTGTGGAGCAGTAATATCATTTGGTAATTTTGATAGaagatcatttttttcaataccatCTCCATCAGAACAATCACgaataatttgtaaaacaaTTGAAGGATATTTACCAAGTCCATGAATAACAACATCACCATGACCATTTACATTTTCTGTACCATTTTCTGCACGTTTATCTTCACTAAGTGCTAAATCTGTTATTTCTAATAAATGTGAATAAACTTGACAAAGTTTGTTTACTGGTTCCATacataatataaacaaatgacGACCAAGATCAGCTTGTTCACGTACTATTCCAATTATTCTGacatatttattaacttgaatACTATCATCTCTGTCTTCAACTTCAAGCCAACGTATTGCTGTTATTTTtcctattttaatttaaaacaaaattattattagttgatgtatattgataaaaaaaattaacaaatgattcatcaaaattatggTTACCTGTTTGATCCTCAATTTcatatgatatttttgttgcaacaatatcaattttacgaACAACTGCATAAATACATACATGTTTAGCTGGATGACCACCAACAGTAAATTTATCAGGTGTACCTTTGTACAATTGTTTTACTGTAACTGGTATAATACAATTACTTTCTGTTCTTCTATTCTCAACTGCTGGAGTTGGGACTGAATATGATTCATCCATATATCCACCATTGTTcattgatgtattatttttgctttcccacatttttatcaattttttattcaaaatatatttaatcaaaaatatcaattagtagtatttgattatttaacaacgaattaaattatttttctttttttctaacggtttcttttgtttaaaaaaaaattcgacaaCTGGTATTTCGTGAACTGCTGCCTGCTGGCAACGAAATGCaacgaaatgaaaaaaaaaaaaaaataattgcgtTCTTTCGTGGTGgctatctttattttttatagatccTCTCTCTTACTTTTTCCCCTTCTCTGAGGTCTTTAGAAAAGAGCAGCATATAATACAGACCAGGTCAGagaaggataaaaaaatttaaaaaagtaagaaaGGGAATAAAAGTAAGAGAAGGACCTCTATCCGACATGAAAGAACGCATTCAGTGTTAATTTTTGAGGCGAGATTTTCTCAAGTTGGCAAACAACTGGATCAGTTAATACcaactgttaaaaaattaacagcggttaatttaaatttatattaaaaattacataagtAGAGagcttaaattaaaataacaagagGAATTAGTATttcacattataaaaaataaaattacagtacagtctaaaaaaattatccaatcTTTTTAttcgtaaaatttttaagaaaaatattatagtaataaaagaatgatagttaattttttcgatcacctgatattggtattttttaaaatgatatcttggattaaa from Aphidius gifuensis isolate YNYX2018 linkage group LG5, ASM1490517v1, whole genome shotgun sequence includes:
- the LOC122856488 gene encoding toll-like receptor Tollo: EILQIEKNDIKIIKKNLFNKLESLSDLQLIENNIMTIEDKSFDNLRNIETITLTLNEFSNKSLSSKLLINKNKLVTFHLNENRKNLTTLPNKFLANLHELKVVYINDNNLIYLPEDLFLNSTPKELQGSFVEGLDSSYINCPIVDNNIVNTPVNNAANSSVNNPSNKPNYNADKSVNNTSNNIANNNDDKNSDTSSNKWLIGSCIFLSVISILCCVVIVIYHFYHHEIKIWLYDKKLCLWWVTEYEVEKSKNYDAFISYSDKDRDFVINNLINKLENGGQYKLCVHYRDWPAGEWIPDQVIRSVINSKRTVVILSKNFLSSEWAKLEFRTAYCHAMKNNKKKVIIVIYGDVPSADLLDDELREYLYMNTYVKWGDPWFWQKLKYALPHCR
- the LOC122857898 gene encoding replication protein A 32 kDa subunit-like, whose amino-acid sequence is MWESKNNTSMNNGGYMDESYSVPTPAVENRRTESNCIIPVTVKQLYKGTPDKFTVGGHPAKHVCIYAVVRKIDIVATKISYEIEDQTGKITAIRWLEVEDRDDSIQVNKYVRIIGIVREQADLGRHLFILCMEPVNKLCQVYSHLLEITDLALSEDKRAENGTENVNGHGDVVIHGLGKYPSIVLQIIRDCSDGDGIEKNDLLSKLPNDITAPQVDEILESLTSEGHIYTTCTDDYYKAT